AAAGCCGACGGTGAAAATTATCGTCGATGCGCAAGGGAAGCGTTGTCACGTGCCCATCACCGAAGATTTAGCCGCGCATAGTCCTAAGCAAGGTGAACGAGTCATCCAAGACATCCTGAATCCTGCAAGCCTGAAAATCGATCTGGCCAAATACTTATAAGGATGGAAGAGAGAAGGCGTCGAACGTGAGCTGTGGGGAGTACAGAAGCAGAAGGAACGTCTGGAAATTTTGATCTTCCTTTTTCCACACTCGGTACACGATGAATCTTTGAGGTAAACATTGATGAGCTGTCCAGAGTCTCCACAAGAATTTGAACAGGCATATCGTCAACAACTGTTCATGAATCAGGCTCTCCTGAAAGCCCTATCCGTCGGAGTATGTCTGATTGACGAAGCCGGAGCGATCGTCTCCTTAAATCATGCGGGTTCTCGACTGCTGGGATGGAGCGAATCGTCAGTCAAGGGGAAGCCGGCCCATGATCTTTGGGAATGTGTGCTGCCAGAGTCTGACCGGGAGAGGCCTGCTTGTCCTCTTCACATCTGTCAGGAAACCCAGTCGCCGATCTGGTCGCCAAGTGTGAGGTTGCGGACACGTCAAGGAGAATGGTTATGGGTTGAATTGTCGTGTCTCGCAATGACGGAGATGGGCGGGGTCGGGACGATGATCACGTTCCGTGATTTACGGACGGAAATACAATTACGTGAGGAATCACGACAATTGTCTTCTATTCCCGAGGAAAGCCCATTTCCCATGATCGAAGTGGATGCATCGGGAAATCTCTTGTATGCCAATCCTGTGATGACCCGATTGATGCAGGAGTCGGGCATCGGGAATTCGGGATTTTCTGAGGCATTTCCAGCACATTTTCTCAGCTTGATTCATGACTGTTTGACGACGAATACGATCCGACAAAATATCGAAGTCAATGTCGGGCAGAATCAGTATGCGTGGGTATTCAGTCCACATCCTGAAGCGGGGCTCGTGCGTGGGTTCGGAATGGATATTTCAGAACGGAAGCTAGCCGCAGATAAGCTTACGGCTTTTGCCCGCCGGATGGAATGCAACAATCGGGAACTCGATCAAGCCCTGATCAAAGCTGAAGCGGCGACCAAAGCCAAAGCCGCATTTTTGGCGACGATGAGCCATGAAATACGGACCCCACTCAACGGCGTGATTGGTATGACAGAAATGCTCATGGACTCGACGTTGACCTTGGAGCAACGTGAGTGGACGACGCTTGTTCGTTCTTCTGCTGAGGGACTCTTGACGATCGTTAATGACATTCTCGATTTTTCTAAGATCGAAGCTGGAAAACTGCAATTAGAAGTCGTCAGGTTCGATGTACGGCTCGTGCTTGAGGATGTCCTTGATGTGTTCGCGGATCGTGCCCACAAAAAAGGTCTTGACCTCGCCGGATATGTGCACCACATGGTGCCGCGTTACTTACATGGCGATCCTAATCGCCTTCGTCAAATTCTGACGAACTTTATCGGGAATGCTATCAAATTTACCGAACATGGCCACGTATTGGTGAAAGTGACGGACGTCTCGGCGGAACGGAACGTTGGGAAAGATGTGAGGTCTGAGAAGGATCAGGAAGTGCAAGACAAGATACCGCAACCCGATGACCCGTGGTCTTCTCCCGGTTCATCTCATTCGTGTTCTGTCCATCTACGGTTCTCCGTGGAAGACACTGGAATTGGGATACCAGAAGACGCTCAGCAGCGACTGTTTGAGGCGTTTTCGCAGGCGGATGTGTCGACCACACGAAAGTATGGTGGAACCGGACTTGGGCTGGCGATTTCTCGTCAACTTGTAGAATTGATGGAAGGCAGTGTCGGCGTTAACACCACTGACGGAGGCGGGGCGACGTTTTGGTGTCACATCCCTTTTATCTCTGAGCCGGATGATCGGCAAGAGCAGGCGATGGTTGTCCAGTTCTCTGAAGAACGTGTGTTAAGCGTCGGCTGTTTGCCTGCGACAGCCAGTGCGTTACACGGGGTATTCCGGGAATGGTCGGTCAAATGGGAAGCGACGACTGACTGTGCAAAAGCTCATGTTTGGTTGCGTGAGGCGGCAGTCAAAGGTCAGGGCTTTTCCATATTATTTGTGGATGCCTGCATTCCAGAACCTTACCAGCAAACGTTCATCCTAGCAGTGAAGGCCGATCCGCTTCTGCATCACCTTCGTGTGGTGTTGCTCGCGAATATTGGCGTGGGTGTGCTTCGACATCAAGATGAAGGCTGTGAGATTGATGCGTGCTTGAACAAACCGGTTCGTCGATCTTCATTACTCCGCTGTTTATCCGGCATGGCTGAATCCGATCAGGATCAGCCCAGTGGTATGACGGTCGAGTCATCCGCTTACGCCGATAGACCTGATCATCAGCACATTCAAGTCTTACAGAGTCCAGGCCTAGCGCAAGGGCCGAAGGTTCTGGTCGTGGAGGACAATGCTGTCAACCAAAAAGTCCTCACTTGGGCGCTGAAAAAAATGGGATGTCTGGTGACGCTCGCGGGAAATGGCCGGGTGGCTCTGGATGTGTCTTGTGGGGAGGAATTTGATCTGATTTTCATGGATTGGCAGATGCCGGAAATGGACGGGTTGGAAACGACCCGGGCGATGCGGATTCGCGAAGTGGAAGATGAGGAGCGAGAGGCGATTCATGATCAAGGCAATAGACGGCACGTGCCGATCATTGGGATGACGGCCAACGCGATGAAGGGTGATCGGGAGCAATGCTTAGAGGCCGGGATGGATGACTATCTCTCCAAGCCTGTTCGAGCGCAGGATCTTCGAATCATGCTGGAGAAGTGGGCTCCCGACTTCTTTTCCGAGACGCCATCGTCTTCCAGGGAATCGTCAGAGGAGCTGCATGACGCAATCACACAGGAAGGACCGATGGCTCCTTCAGGAATGGAGGAGTCTGACTCTCTCTCTTTCCCTGATACCGCTCCGGTGTATGACCTTGATCATGCCCTACGGGAATTAGAAGGTGATGAGAAGCTTTTACTGAGTCTTGTTGAAATTTTTCTCCAAACAGGTCCGGAATTGATGCATGCCATACACACAGCATTTGAGGAGCAGAACTATCATGAACTAGAAAGACAGGCTCATCAACTGAAGGGAGCATCGGGGACTTTGCAGGCTCATGAGGTTTCTGGCGCCTCAGCACGAGTCGAGAAGGCCGCGCGTGCCAAAAATCTTGAGGCGCTGCGGAACGCGTTCGTTGAACTCGAACATGAGTTTGTGCAGTTATGTCCAGTCCTGGAAGGTCTTGTTGCACGAGGCATTCAAGCATCCTGTGAGTCCAATCGTTCCGTCATGTCGAAATGAACATGCGGCCAGTCCCCGAGTAGAGGAATGATTAATCCGCTGAGCCATTCGATGACAACCATACCTTGGATCAGGTCATGAGAGTAAATGAACAGACCTGGCATTGGTTAGCTGATTAGTAGTTCAGAGCGTGCTATGAAGAATCCAGTTGTTCCGGAACGTATCCTTGTCGTTGATGATGAACAGTCGATCTTGGAGGCGATGGCTGAGGCAATTCGCATGTTGAACTTTACTGTGAGTACCGCGCAGCACGGCGATGAAGCCTGGAAAAAATTCGAAGAAGAAAAACCGGACGTTGTCGTGACCGACGTTCATATGCCTCATCGTGACGGGTTAGCGTTGACGAGTCAGATCAAAGTGTTCGCTCCCTCTTGTCCGGTCATCGTCGTAACGGGGTTCGGGAGTGAGGAAGCTGCCATCTCGGCTCTGAAGGCCGGAGCGTCGGATTATCTTGTTAAGCCTTTTCAATTTTCAGCTCTTCGCCAAGCTGTTGAGCGGGCATGTACGCTCGTTCGAGCCAAAAAGGCCGACGAACAAATTGTCCCTGTCGTCGATCAGGTGGACGGAACCTTTATCCTCGATAATATGCCTGAAATGGTTGGAAGCGTCGTCAATGCTGCGCTGCGCACACTCAGTGGATGTATGTCGGAAAAGCAAATATTAGGTGTGCGAGTAGCTTTGCAAGAATTACTCATCAACGCGATGGAACATGGGAATTTAAATATTTCTTCCGATGAAAAGAGGCGAGCGATACTTGATGATACGTATGAGGAGCTCCTGGAAACCCGCCGTGACAGTCCAGCATACCGAAACCGTCGCGTTCGTCTTTCCTTCTGTCACGATGTATCAATGGGAACGGTGGAATTTCGAGTTCATGATGAGGGAGACGGGTTCGATTGGAAATGTCTGGTGAACAGGAATGAGGATCAATTGTTGTCCGCATCGGGGTCGGGCCGAGGCATTTTTTTAGTCAGAACCCTCATTCACGACATTCGGTATGTGGGCAAGGGAAATGAGGTTGTGCTTCATGTCACTCATGCGATCGATGAGGAAAAAGTTCACGAAAGAGTTTCGTAGTTTCTTCTAATAGTCCTCAAGTTTATTAACGAGAACTCCGATACGGAAAACATTAGCAACCTTAAGGAACGAGGTACCTTCATGAATGATTTGCTCACATTACACGAGGTTTCTACATTTTTAAAAGTCCCGAAGTCGACGATATACAAATTGGCTCGCGAAAGACGTCTTCCCGGTCATAAGGTAGGTAAACACTGGCGCTTTGTCAAAGAAGAAATCGAAGCCTGGGTGCAAAATGCGGGGATCGAAGAGGCCGTGGGCGTCGGGGCTTCTCATAACGCTCACGATCGGTTTAGTTTGAACTGACCGTGATCGGTTTTCTGCGTACGCCGAAGTATCCTGCATTTTATTCTCTCTGTCTTTTGCTCATGTTTTATCACGTCTTCATATTCAACAAGTTCACGTGGG
The genomic region above belongs to Nitrospirales bacterium and contains:
- a CDS encoding ATP-binding protein — translated: MSCPESPQEFEQAYRQQLFMNQALLKALSVGVCLIDEAGAIVSLNHAGSRLLGWSESSVKGKPAHDLWECVLPESDRERPACPLHICQETQSPIWSPSVRLRTRQGEWLWVELSCLAMTEMGGVGTMITFRDLRTEIQLREESRQLSSIPEESPFPMIEVDASGNLLYANPVMTRLMQESGIGNSGFSEAFPAHFLSLIHDCLTTNTIRQNIEVNVGQNQYAWVFSPHPEAGLVRGFGMDISERKLAADKLTAFARRMECNNRELDQALIKAEAATKAKAAFLATMSHEIRTPLNGVIGMTEMLMDSTLTLEQREWTTLVRSSAEGLLTIVNDILDFSKIEAGKLQLEVVRFDVRLVLEDVLDVFADRAHKKGLDLAGYVHHMVPRYLHGDPNRLRQILTNFIGNAIKFTEHGHVLVKVTDVSAERNVGKDVRSEKDQEVQDKIPQPDDPWSSPGSSHSCSVHLRFSVEDTGIGIPEDAQQRLFEAFSQADVSTTRKYGGTGLGLAISRQLVELMEGSVGVNTTDGGGATFWCHIPFISEPDDRQEQAMVVQFSEERVLSVGCLPATASALHGVFREWSVKWEATTDCAKAHVWLREAAVKGQGFSILFVDACIPEPYQQTFILAVKADPLLHHLRVVLLANIGVGVLRHQDEGCEIDACLNKPVRRSSLLRCLSGMAESDQDQPSGMTVESSAYADRPDHQHIQVLQSPGLAQGPKVLVVEDNAVNQKVLTWALKKMGCLVTLAGNGRVALDVSCGEEFDLIFMDWQMPEMDGLETTRAMRIREVEDEEREAIHDQGNRRHVPIIGMTANAMKGDREQCLEAGMDDYLSKPVRAQDLRIMLEKWAPDFFSETPSSSRESSEELHDAITQEGPMAPSGMEESDSLSFPDTAPVYDLDHALRELEGDEKLLLSLVEIFLQTGPELMHAIHTAFEEQNYHELERQAHQLKGASGTLQAHEVSGASARVEKAARAKNLEALRNAFVELEHEFVQLCPVLEGLVARGIQASCESNRSVMSK
- a CDS encoding response regulator; this translates as MKNPVVPERILVVDDEQSILEAMAEAIRMLNFTVSTAQHGDEAWKKFEEEKPDVVVTDVHMPHRDGLALTSQIKVFAPSCPVIVVTGFGSEEAAISALKAGASDYLVKPFQFSALRQAVERACTLVRAKKADEQIVPVVDQVDGTFILDNMPEMVGSVVNAALRTLSGCMSEKQILGVRVALQELLINAMEHGNLNISSDEKRRAILDDTYEELLETRRDSPAYRNRRVRLSFCHDVSMGTVEFRVHDEGDGFDWKCLVNRNEDQLLSASGSGRGIFLVRTLIHDIRYVGKGNEVVLHVTHAIDEEKVHERVS
- a CDS encoding helix-turn-helix domain-containing protein codes for the protein MNDLLTLHEVSTFLKVPKSTIYKLARERRLPGHKVGKHWRFVKEEIEAWVQNAGIEEAVGVGASHNAHDRFSLN